In one window of Juglans regia cultivar Chandler chromosome 3, Walnut 2.0, whole genome shotgun sequence DNA:
- the LOC109004423 gene encoding pyruvate decarboxylase 1-like — MEAANHIASVPVYPAHSTGTLGRHLARRLVEIGATDVFSVPGDFNLTLLDHLIAEPELNLIGCCNELNAGYAADGYARAKGVGVCVVTFTVGGLSVINAIAGGYSENLPVICIVGGPNTNDFGTNRILHHTIGLPDFSQELRCFQTVTCAQAVVNNLDEAHELIDTAISTALKESKPAYISISCNLPGIPHPTFAGEPVPFFLAPTVSNQLALEAAVEATAEFLNKAVKPVIVGGPKLRVSKAQKAFVELADASGYPIAVMPSGKGLVPEHHPHFIGTYWGAVSTSFVGEIVESADAYVFVGPIFNDYSSVGYSLLIKKEKTIMVQPNGVTIANGPSFGCVYMADFLRALAKKLKGNSTALENYRRIFVPPGIPLKSEKEEPLRVNILFKHIQEMLDGDSAVIAETGDSWFNCQKLRLPENCGYEFQMQYGSIGWSVGATLGYAQAAKNKRVIACIGDGSFQVTAQDISTMIRCGQRTIIFLINNGGYTIEVEIHDGPYNVIKNWDYTGLVDAIHNGEGKCWTAKVKTECELTEAIATATGEQKDALCFIEVFVHKDDTSKELLEWGSRVSAANSRPPNQQEINK; from the exons ATGGAAGCTGCTAATCACATCGCTAGCGTGCCCGTCTACCCAGCCCACTCGACAGGAACGTTGGGGCGCCACCTGGCCAGGCGGCTCGTGGAGATCGGCGCCACGGACGTGTTCTCCGTCCCTGGCGACTTCAACCTGACCCTTCTGGACCACCTGATCGCCGAGCCGGAGCTGAACTTAATTGGCTGCTGCAACGAGCTCAACGCTGGTTACGCAGCCGACGGGTACGCGCGTGCCAAGGGCGTGGGCGTGTGCGTGGTCACCTTCACGGTTGGTGGGCTCAGTGTGATCAACGCTATTGCTGGCGGTTACAGTGAGAATTTGCCGGTGATTTGTATTGTTGGTGGGCCCAACACCAACGATTTTGGGACTAATCGGATTCTCCATCACACGATCGGGTTGCCCGATTTCTCTCAAGAGCTTAGGTGCTTTCAGACAGTCACTTGTGCTCAG GCAGTGGTGAATAACTTGGATGAAGCGCACGAGCTGATCGACACGGCAATTTCGACTGCCTTAAAGGAAAGCAAGCCGGCTTATATTAGTATCAGTTGTAATTTGCCTGGTATTCCTCATCCGACTTTCGCTGGGGAGCCCGTGCCCTTCTTTCTGGCACCGAC GGTCAGCAATCAGTTAGCATTGGAAGCAGCTGTGGAAGCGACAGCTGAGTTTTTGAATAAAGCTGTGAAGCCTGTAATTGTGGGTGGGCCCAAGTTAAGGGTATCAAAGGCGCAAAAAGCCTTTGTAGAGCTTGCAGATGCCAGCGGGTATCCAATAGCTGTTATGCCCTCAGGTAAGGGACTAGTTCCAGAGCACCATCCCCACTTCATTGGGACATATTGGGGCGCTGTCAGCACCAGCTTTGTTGGGGAGATTGTGGAGTCTGCCGATGCCTATGTTTTTGTCGGCCCCATCTTTAATGATTACAGCTCTGTTGGCTACTCCCTTTTGATCAAGAAGGAGAAAACAATAATGGTGCAGCCTAATGGTGTGACAATTGCCAATGGTCCTTCTTTTGGCTGTGTTTACATGGCTGATTTCTTGCGTGCATTGGCCAAAAAGCTCAAGGGAAACAGCACTGCTCTTGAGAATTACCGCCGGATCTTTGTGCCCCCAGGCATCCCTCTAAAATCTGAGAAAGAAGAGCCTCTAAGGGTTAATATTCTTTTCAAGCACATTCAG GAGATGCTTGATGGAGACAGTGCAGTAATAGCTGAGACTGGAGACTCATGGTTCAATTGCCAGAAGCTCCGCCTCCCTGAGAACTGTGG GTACGAATTTCAGATGCAGTATGGATCTATTGGCTGGTCAGTCGGTGCCACTCTTGGATATGCTCAGGCTGCTAAAAATAAGCGTGTGATTGCTTGTATTGGCGATGGAAGTTTCCAG GTTACAGCTCAGGACATTTCAACAATGATTCGATGTGGACAAAGGACCATTATATTCCTAATCAATAATGGAGGTTATACAATTGAAGTAGAGATTCATGATGGCCCATACAATGTGATTAAGAACTGGGACTACACTGGCCTTGTTGACGCCATCCACAATGGCGAAGGCAAATGCTGGACTGCCAAG GTAAAAACAGAGTGTGAACTGACAGAAGCGATTGCA